The following are encoded in a window of Candidatus Thermoplasmatota archaeon genomic DNA:
- a CDS encoding 50S ribosomal protein L30e — translation MVDVDKVLKNVVKKGKVKIGARQTQIAIRDGKARLVVIAKNCPFSSDISKMADEKKIPVYNYGSSSVDLGAACGKTFAVSVFAVLDDGGSHIMQLFEKNKKNLWG, via the coding sequence ATGGTGGATGTTGACAAAGTTTTAAAGAATGTTGTAAAAAAGGGTAAGGTTAAGATTGGTGCTAGGCAGACACAGATAGCTATAAGAGATGGTAAAGCAAGACTTGTTGTTATAGCAAAAAACTGTCCGTTTTCATCTGATATAAGCAAGATGGCTGATGAGAAAAAAATACCTGTTTACAACTATGGTTCCAGCTCAGTGGATCTTGGTGCCGCGTGTGGTAAAACATTTGCTGTTTCTGTTTTTGCTGTTTTGGATGATGGTGGGTCTCATATAATGCAGCTATTTGAAAAAAATAAAAAAAATTTATGGGGTTAA
- a CDS encoding NusA-like transcription termination signal-binding factor — protein MSEIMFSNQVMQYINMASNVTRADIMDCMVVDDKLIFIVKKGQLGVAIGAKAKNLQRLRSLFKKSIKFVEFDSDREKFIINLCKPYKIKKVEFEVEGESVVARVVVEVSDKSKIIGKDGKNIDVIRKLASRHHSIKDVQIT, from the coding sequence ATGTCTGAGATAATGTTTTCCAACCAGGTTATGCAGTATATAAACATGGCTAGTAATGTTACAAGAGCTGATATAATGGATTGTATGGTTGTTGATGATAAACTCATTTTTATTGTAAAAAAAGGTCAGCTGGGTGTAGCTATAGGTGCTAAGGCTAAAAATTTACAGAGGTTACGTAGTCTTTTTAAAAAAAGTATAAAATTTGTTGAGTTTGATTCTGATAGGGAAAAGTTTATTATTAATCTCTGTAAACCCTATAAGATAAAAAAGGTTGAGTTTGAGGTTGAAGGGGAATCAGTTGTTGCTAGGGTTGTGGTTGAGGTTAGTGATAAATCCAAGATAATAGGTAAAGATGGTAAAAACATTGATGTTATCCGTAAACTAGCTAGTAGACATCATTCTATAAAAGATGTTCAGATTACATAA
- a CDS encoding (2Fe-2S)-binding protein gives MRGKKRSIVCRCEDISEEDVLKAIDEGYTDLEELRKKLRIGMGPCQGRVCIQIVMKILERKTGKKVPKAALQTSRPPLVPVSLGTLAGEGK, from the coding sequence ATGAGGGGAAAGAAGAGGAGCATAGTTTGCAGATGCGAGGATATATCTGAGGAGGATGTGTTGAAGGCTATTGATGAGGGTTATACTGATCTTGAGGAGTTACGTAAGAAACTTAGGATAGGTATGGGTCCTTGTCAGGGTCGTGTGTGCATCCAGATTGTTATGAAGATACTTGAGAGGAAGACTGGTAAAAAGGTTCCTAAGGCTGCTCTGCAGACATCTAGGCCTCCTCTTGTCCCTGTTTCTCTTGGTACCCTTGCTGGTGAAGGAAAATGA
- the gatE gene encoding Glu-tRNA(Gln) amidotransferase subunit GatE, whose protein sequence is MFGMDYEKIGFRAGLEIHQQLDTHKLFCNCQSVITEDVDYSFERFLRPTQSEMGDVDRAAVAEAVRNRCFLYTASNKSTCLVEADEEPPHMVNAEAVDICLTMAVLFGARPVDEIHFMRKIVIDGSNTGGFQRTALVAMNGRIDGVGIQTIALEEDAARKIEEKGKLVNYGLDRLGIPLVEIATDADIKNPVHAREVAERIGLLMHATGRVKRGLGTIRQDLNVSISGGARVEIKGIQSLSSITPVAEKEVLRQLGLIEIRETLLRRIKPEDMEDIEIVDLTGLFKDCRSNIVKKLLSDNGCAKGFRLPGFSGLLRQPDTRLGKELAVYAKMASGIGGILHSDELPGYGIENREVEEIKKILGVKGYNAFVIAMGKENVVDVAIKAVIDRAFKTLDGVPEEVRRALQDDSTEYMRPLPSAARMYPETDVPPIRVTKEHLERIKKNLPELPEEKHKRFIRDYGLNDEQTRQILASGYENDFEVFVKRFPDLKNVVTRTFLNTFSELQKQGLDTDTIDNSLLVDVFLSLKAGKFSKEAVPEVLRYVLKNRGVSVDKAAEMCGLCSTDEEHVVEVVRRVVSERKDFIKQRGRDSLGPIMGVVMKELRGRVDGMVISRVLKDEIEKIIIDS, encoded by the coding sequence ATGTTTGGTATGGATTACGAAAAAATAGGTTTCAGGGCAGGGCTTGAGATACATCAGCAGCTTGACACACATAAACTTTTTTGTAATTGTCAGTCTGTGATCACTGAGGATGTTGATTATTCTTTTGAGCGTTTTCTTAGGCCTACTCAGAGTGAGATGGGTGATGTGGATAGGGCTGCGGTTGCTGAGGCTGTTAGGAACAGGTGTTTTCTTTACACAGCATCTAATAAATCAACGTGTCTTGTTGAGGCTGATGAGGAGCCTCCGCATATGGTGAATGCTGAGGCGGTTGATATTTGTTTGACTATGGCTGTTCTTTTTGGTGCTAGGCCTGTTGATGAAATCCATTTTATGAGGAAGATTGTTATAGATGGTTCTAACACTGGTGGTTTCCAGAGGACTGCTCTGGTGGCTATGAATGGGAGGATAGATGGTGTTGGTATTCAGACTATTGCTCTTGAGGAGGATGCTGCTAGGAAGATCGAGGAGAAAGGTAAGCTTGTTAACTATGGTCTTGATAGGCTTGGTATACCATTGGTTGAGATAGCTACCGATGCTGATATCAAAAACCCTGTTCATGCCCGTGAGGTTGCTGAGCGTATAGGGCTTCTGATGCATGCTACTGGTAGGGTTAAACGTGGTCTTGGGACTATCAGGCAGGATTTGAATGTTTCAATCTCCGGTGGGGCTCGTGTTGAGATAAAAGGTATACAGTCACTTAGCTCTATCACGCCTGTTGCAGAAAAAGAGGTGCTCAGGCAGCTTGGTTTAATTGAAATCAGAGAAACACTTCTTAGAAGAATAAAACCTGAGGATATGGAAGACATAGAAATCGTTGATTTAACAGGTTTGTTTAAAGACTGTAGATCCAATATTGTAAAAAAACTTCTTAGTGATAATGGTTGTGCTAAGGGGTTTAGGTTACCTGGTTTCTCTGGTTTGCTTAGACAACCAGACACAAGGCTTGGTAAAGAGCTTGCAGTATATGCTAAGATGGCATCTGGTATAGGTGGTATATTGCATAGTGATGAGTTACCAGGTTATGGTATAGAAAACAGGGAGGTAGAAGAGATAAAGAAGATTTTGGGTGTCAAGGGTTATAATGCTTTTGTTATAGCTATGGGTAAAGAAAACGTTGTTGATGTTGCTATAAAAGCTGTTATTGATAGGGCGTTTAAAACATTGGATGGCGTGCCAGAGGAGGTTAGGAGGGCTTTGCAGGATGATTCAACAGAGTATATGCGGCCACTACCTAGTGCGGCGCGTATGTACCCTGAGACAGATGTGCCACCGATCAGGGTGACAAAAGAACATCTTGAGAGGATAAAAAAGAATCTACCTGAGTTGCCTGAGGAGAAACACAAACGTTTTATAAGAGACTATGGGCTTAATGATGAGCAGACAAGGCAGATTCTAGCTAGTGGTTATGAAAACGATTTCGAAGTCTTTGTCAAAAGGTTTCCTGATCTAAAAAACGTTGTTACACGCACGTTTTTGAACACGTTCTCTGAGCTGCAGAAACAGGGTTTGGACACTGATACTATCGATAATAGTTTGTTGGTTGATGTTTTTTTGTCTTTAAAAGCTGGTAAATTCTCTAAGGAGGCGGTGCCTGAGGTTCTTAGATATGTTTTGAAGAACAGGGGTGTCTCTGTTGATAAAGCAGCTGAGATGTGTGGTTTATGTTCAACAGATGAGGAACATGTTGTAGAGGTTGTTAGAAGGGTTGTTTCTGAGAGAAAAGATTTCATAAAACAGAGGGGCAGGGACTCTCTTGGTCCTATCATGGGTGTTGTGATGAAGGAGCTAAGAGGCAGAGTAGATGGCATGGTTATAAGCAGGGTTTTAAAAGATGAGATAGAAAAAATAATAATTGACTCATAG
- a CDS encoding FAD-binding oxidoreductase translates to MRSKADVVIIGGGVNGCSLAYGLAKKGLDVVVVEKKYLTSGATGACGAGIRQQWSTRENAELAINSVRIFEKLSKELGQDIEFRQGGYLIVVHDDDEMRQAERNVAMQRSLGLKVDILKPGEINDVVPILDVDGIGVVGATFCPTDGHANPFKTTFAYADAARRYGAEINTYTRVVGLKTKNREVNAVVTDKGVVKTSVVVNAAGVDSKAVAEMVGVNLPIVPFRKEIMATERLKPVFEAMVISFRDGVYFSQQREGQIVGGIPIPEERSGYRTMPTMSFMQHMARTITRYAPVLKHVNMLRHWTGFYDVTPDARPILGETNGVKGFIQCNGFSGHGFMLSPMVSKLLVDLIVDHKTPDVLLSLNLSRFKDKKIVRETSVVG, encoded by the coding sequence ATGAGGAGCAAGGCTGATGTTGTCATTATCGGTGGTGGTGTTAACGGTTGTTCTTTAGCCTATGGTCTCGCCAAGAAAGGTTTGGATGTTGTGGTTGTTGAAAAAAAATATTTGACCTCTGGTGCTACTGGTGCATGTGGTGCTGGTATCAGGCAACAATGGTCTACTAGGGAGAATGCTGAGCTTGCTATTAATAGTGTGAGGATTTTTGAGAAACTTAGTAAGGAGCTTGGTCAGGATATTGAGTTCCGTCAGGGTGGTTACCTTATTGTTGTTCATGATGACGATGAGATGCGTCAGGCTGAGAGGAATGTGGCTATGCAGCGTTCACTTGGTCTCAAAGTTGATATATTAAAGCCTGGTGAGATAAACGATGTTGTACCTATTTTAGATGTTGATGGTATTGGTGTTGTTGGTGCGACTTTTTGTCCGACTGATGGTCATGCTAACCCTTTTAAAACAACCTTTGCTTATGCTGATGCTGCTAGGAGATATGGGGCTGAGATAAACACTTATACGAGGGTTGTTGGTCTTAAAACAAAAAACAGGGAGGTTAACGCAGTTGTGACAGATAAAGGTGTGGTTAAGACTAGTGTGGTTGTCAACGCTGCTGGTGTTGATTCTAAGGCTGTTGCTGAGATGGTTGGTGTAAATCTGCCTATTGTTCCTTTCCGTAAGGAGATTATGGCTACTGAGCGTCTTAAACCTGTTTTTGAGGCTATGGTTATATCATTTAGGGATGGTGTTTATTTTAGTCAGCAGCGTGAGGGGCAGATTGTTGGTGGTATACCTATTCCTGAGGAGCGTAGTGGTTATAGGACTATGCCTACTATGTCTTTTATGCAGCATATGGCTAGGACTATTACTAGGTATGCCCCTGTTTTGAAGCATGTTAATATGCTTAGGCATTGGACAGGTTTTTATGATGTTACCCCTGATGCTAGGCCTATACTTGGTGAGACCAACGGGGTTAAAGGTTTTATTCAGTGTAATGGTTTCAGTGGGCATGGTTTCATGCTATCACCTATGGTTTCAAAGCTTCTGGTTGATCTCATTGTTGACCATAAAACACCTGATGTTTTGCTTAGTTTGAATCTGAGTAGGTTTAAGGATAAGAAGATTGTGCGGGAGACATCTGTTGTAGGATAA
- a CDS encoding 4Fe-4S binding protein yields MKVYEKTGVLSLSDLRLPSKKQLEKGVAILECVQEIPCNPCVDTCPVNAISMKDINAVPVNDYDKCTGCGKCVGVCPGLAIFVVKIKDGKALITLPYEFLPVPVVGENVHVLDRTGKKRGFGLVKRVVKNGKTMVVTVEVDEKLGMDVRNIRVER; encoded by the coding sequence ATGAAGGTTTACGAGAAAACCGGTGTTTTATCACTATCTGATCTCAGGTTGCCTTCTAAAAAACAGCTTGAGAAGGGTGTGGCTATTTTGGAGTGTGTACAAGAAATACCCTGTAACCCTTGTGTTGACACTTGTCCAGTTAATGCTATTTCTATGAAGGATATTAATGCTGTTCCAGTTAATGATTATGATAAATGTACAGGTTGTGGTAAATGTGTTGGTGTTTGCCCTGGTCTCGCTATTTTTGTTGTGAAGATAAAAGATGGTAAAGCCTTGATAACTTTACCATATGAGTTTCTACCTGTTCCAGTTGTTGGTGAAAATGTTCATGTGCTTGATAGAACCGGTAAAAAAAGAGGATTTGGTTTGGTTAAACGTGTTGTTAAAAATGGTAAAACAATGGTTGTAACAGTTGAGGTTGATGAAAAACTTGGTATGGATGTTAGGAATATAAGGGTTGAAAGATGA
- the rpoA2 gene encoding DNA-directed RNA polymerase subunit A'' has product MADKKKKTIKKVVKKKVKKEKTVVRKPVKIKAKAKKTLRKEIEKEVEKKEEIETTSKKPVEKKVEIAEIPEEPAEIKKLRADVKKILDGRFLPRSVIDDIISKVAGKKELESKLKNIVSKALEDYNRNLIDAFEACGIVGAQSIGEPGTQMTMRTFHYAGVAEINVTLGLPRLIEIVDARSTPSTPMMNIYLRDAYRLNPELAKQVANQIEITRLMDVADIETDISNLVIYINPDEKTMKKKGFTIDQLLECVKKIRGVDAKVEKEKIKLSLEEPSYKNLLDIGETLKNLKVSGIDGIKRIIIRKEPGEGYVIYSEGSNLEKVLEIEGVDPYRTTTNDIQAVGKVLGIEAARNMIIQEAYSTLMEQGLNVDMRHIMLVADVMTADGTIRAIGRHGVSAEKESVLSRAAFEITVNHLLQASRKGEVDKLGGVAENIIVGQPVNLGTGAVELVMQMKSKKKGS; this is encoded by the coding sequence ATGGCTGATAAAAAGAAAAAAACAATCAAGAAAGTGGTAAAAAAGAAGGTGAAAAAAGAGAAAACTGTTGTTAGGAAACCTGTGAAAATTAAAGCCAAAGCGAAGAAAACCCTACGAAAAGAGATAGAAAAAGAGGTTGAAAAAAAAGAAGAAATAGAAACAACATCAAAGAAGCCTGTGGAAAAAAAGGTTGAAATAGCAGAGATTCCTGAGGAACCAGCTGAGATAAAAAAATTAAGGGCGGATGTAAAAAAAATACTTGATGGTAGATTTCTACCTCGTTCTGTGATCGATGATATTATATCAAAGGTTGCTGGGAAAAAAGAACTAGAATCAAAACTAAAAAACATTGTATCAAAGGCTTTAGAGGATTACAACAGAAACCTGATAGATGCTTTTGAGGCATGTGGTATAGTTGGTGCGCAGAGCATAGGGGAGCCTGGTACCCAGATGACCATGAGGACGTTCCACTACGCTGGTGTAGCTGAGATTAATGTCACACTAGGTTTACCTCGTCTGATTGAAATTGTTGATGCTAGGTCAACGCCTTCTACGCCTATGATGAACATATATCTAAGAGACGCATATAGGCTGAACCCTGAGCTAGCAAAACAGGTTGCTAACCAGATAGAGATAACGAGGCTTATGGACGTAGCTGATATAGAGACAGATATAAGTAACCTCGTTATATACATCAACCCTGATGAGAAAACAATGAAAAAGAAGGGTTTCACAATTGATCAGCTGCTAGAGTGTGTTAAAAAAATACGTGGTGTAGACGCAAAGGTTGAAAAAGAGAAAATAAAACTCTCCTTAGAGGAGCCTAGCTACAAGAACCTTCTGGATATTGGTGAGACACTAAAAAACCTTAAGGTTAGTGGCATAGATGGCATAAAACGTATCATCATTAGGAAAGAACCTGGTGAAGGATATGTTATATACAGTGAGGGGAGCAACCTCGAAAAAGTTTTGGAAATAGAGGGTGTTGATCCATATAGGACTACAACCAATGATATACAAGCAGTTGGTAAAGTACTAGGTATAGAGGCTGCTCGTAACATGATAATACAGGAGGCATATAGTACGCTTATGGAGCAGGGTTTAAACGTTGATATGCGCCATATAATGCTTGTTGCTGATGTGATGACAGCTGATGGTACCATAAGAGCCATTGGTAGACATGGTGTGAGTGCTGAGAAAGAATCTGTGCTGTCAAGAGCTGCTTTTGAGATCACTGTCAACCATCTCTTGCAGGCTAGTAGGAAAGGTGAGGTAGATAAACTGGGTGGTGTAGCAGAAAACATTATAGTTGGTCAACCTGTTAACCTTGGTACAGGTGCTGTTGAGCTTGTTATGCAGATGAAAAGCAAGAAAAAGGGGAGCTAA
- a CDS encoding FAD-dependent oxidoreductase has translation MRIRNHPIIEFRERKKIPFFFNKKKVFGEEGDTIASALHAVGVKKLSTSLRYNSPRGFFCGIGKCSSCLMRVDGVPNVRTCIAPLREGVYVEMQDKLADLPDAVFVGDPKKKIETDLLVVGAGPAGMCAAIEGAKHGVRVLVVDENQFVGGQLIKQTHKFFGSKQEKAGTRGIVIAKELEEELRELEKKGGVRVMTDSTVIGYYEGDKKHRFGVVERRRDYSSVLYEVDCDSVIIACGAMENMLLFPGNDLPGVYGAGAVQTLMNVYGVKPGKRVLMVGAGNVGLIVSYQLLQAGVEVDRVVEAAPVIGGYHVHAAKLCRCGVPIQTSRSIKEVYGKEWVEGAVVVDLDEEWQPIPGSEEKVVCDTVCLAVGLTPAIRLLSQIGVETEFIPEAGGYVALHDDSMQTTVKGVYVAGDSSGIEEASTAMIEGKIAGLSAAMLLGHKRRENQKLLEQYHKELDKLRGGPFGEKPRAAKNKISVLMGKRR, from the coding sequence CTGAGAATAAGAAACCATCCGATAATAGAGTTTAGGGAGAGAAAAAAGATTCCTTTCTTTTTTAACAAAAAAAAGGTTTTTGGTGAAGAAGGGGATACTATAGCCTCTGCTTTGCATGCGGTTGGTGTTAAAAAACTTAGTACTAGTCTTAGGTATAATAGCCCCCGTGGGTTTTTCTGTGGGATTGGTAAATGTTCTTCTTGTCTTATGAGGGTTGATGGTGTTCCGAATGTTAGAACCTGTATAGCGCCTCTTAGAGAGGGTGTTTATGTTGAGATGCAGGATAAACTAGCTGATCTCCCTGATGCAGTTTTTGTTGGTGATCCTAAGAAAAAAATTGAAACTGATTTGCTTGTTGTTGGTGCTGGGCCTGCTGGTATGTGTGCTGCTATCGAGGGTGCGAAACATGGTGTTAGGGTTTTGGTTGTTGATGAGAACCAGTTTGTTGGTGGGCAACTGATTAAGCAGACTCATAAGTTTTTTGGTTCCAAGCAGGAGAAAGCTGGTACTAGGGGTATTGTTATAGCGAAAGAGTTGGAGGAAGAGCTTAGGGAGCTAGAAAAAAAAGGTGGAGTAAGGGTTATGACTGATTCCACTGTAATTGGTTATTATGAGGGTGATAAAAAACATAGGTTTGGTGTTGTGGAGAGACGACGTGATTACAGTAGTGTTTTGTATGAGGTTGATTGTGACTCTGTTATAATCGCTTGTGGTGCTATGGAGAACATGCTTTTGTTCCCTGGTAATGATCTACCTGGTGTTTATGGTGCTGGTGCTGTTCAGACTCTTATGAATGTTTATGGTGTTAAACCTGGTAAAAGAGTTCTTATGGTTGGTGCTGGTAACGTTGGTCTCATTGTGTCTTATCAGTTGCTGCAGGCTGGTGTAGAGGTTGATCGGGTTGTTGAGGCTGCACCAGTTATCGGTGGTTATCATGTTCATGCTGCTAAACTATGTAGATGCGGTGTCCCTATTCAGACTTCTCGGTCGATAAAAGAGGTCTATGGTAAAGAATGGGTTGAGGGTGCTGTTGTTGTTGATCTTGATGAGGAATGGCAGCCTATCCCTGGTTCTGAAGAAAAAGTTGTGTGTGACACTGTTTGTTTAGCTGTTGGTTTAACACCAGCTATAAGGTTGCTTTCTCAGATAGGTGTTGAGACCGAGTTTATACCTGAGGCTGGTGGTTATGTTGCTCTTCATGATGATTCTATGCAGACCACGGTTAAAGGTGTTTATGTTGCTGGTGACTCATCTGGTATAGAGGAGGCTTCTACAGCTATGATTGAGGGTAAAATAGCTGGTCTTTCAGCAGCCATGCTACTTGGTCATAAAAGGAGAGAGAATCAAAAGTTGTTGGAGCAGTACCACAAGGAGCTTGATAAGCTGAGGGGTGGTCCTTTTGGTGAGAAACCAAGGGCTGCGAAAAACAAGATATCTGTTTTAATGGGGAAAAGAAGATGA